DNA from Synechococcales cyanobacterium T60_A2020_003:
CTTTGACGGTCGCCATTGTTTGAATCGCAAGGTCACTATAAAGAACTGACGCGCCGGGTTTGCCGCTCAACTCCTCGACCACCCACTGCCCCAGCACAGATTCTTCGATCCAGAAGGTGAGGCTTCCCCTAGCCTTCAATCCAGCGTTATACTCTGACCAGTTGCGGATGCGGTATTGAGGTTTCATGGCAGGTTTTATATGTGATAACTGAAATTTACCATGCCTCTCCTGCCCGCAACCCCTCTTTCATGCAACAACGCCGTCTTAGGCGATAGTGGGTCAGGATCGCACCGATGGCACAATCCCCAACGCCGCATTGCCGAAAAAGCCGCAGAGCATTTGGATAGCTGTCAGTTTGTGCTGCATACGGGGGACGTGGTGTATTTGACGGGTTCCAGCGAATATTATGAACGAAATTTTATTGAACCCTATCATTTTTTGCTGAAGGGAGGCGATCGCCCCGAAGCAATCGACTATCGCGAAATGGTCTTTCAAACGCCCTTCTTGCCCGTTCCTGGAAACCATGACTATTACGATCTGCCGTTTTGGGTGGGGATATTGGCTCAGATCGCCTTACCCATTCGTTTTTTGCTCCGTTCCAAAATCGACATTGACATTGGCTGGCATGGTTCCTACCAAGGGGATACCTATGCTCGGGCATTTATCGACTATCTCTGTCAGTATCCCGTTAACACCAAGCTGATCGATCACCTCAAGCACCATTACACTGTTCAATGGGGAGATTCACGGTGCTTGCGCTACGAACCGGGCGTCTTTACCCGCATACCGAATCGTTACTACACCTTTCGCTATGGCAACATTGACTTTTTTGCCCTGGATTCCAACACCTTCAATGCACCCTTACCGATGAGCAAAGACGGCGATCGCTCTCAGCGGTCGGCCTTACGCGAAAAACGAGCCGACATCGAACACCAGAAGCGTAGTCTCTTAATGGAAGGAATGTTTTTGAACCCCGATGATCCGGATCAGGCGGAACGATTGGATGATCTGCGGACAAAATTGGAATACTTAGAGGAAGTCGAGCAAGATATCAATAGACAGCTTGCCGTGCAGGATTCCTCCCCCGTGGATCAAGCCCAACTCGACTGGTTGCGCGATCGCCTGATCGAGTCCTGGCAGACTCCAGAGGTGCGAGGTCGCATTCTCTTTTTCCACCATCCGCCCTATGTCACCGAAGCCACCAAATGGTACCAGGCGCAAACCTTGGCCGTGCGTGAACGCCTGCGGCAAGTCTTAGATGGAGTTGCGCGAACGGTGGGCGATCGCCCACATGATCGACCTATTATAGATTTAGTGCTCAACGGCCATGCCCATTGTTTTGAGCATTTGAAAACTGGCGATACGCAACGGGGGGATGCTCACATTAACTGGTTAGTGTGTGGCGGAAGTGGATACAGTTTGCGCCGCCAGCGAAATGAGGGCTTGACGCTCACGGAAACACGGGATGGAAAAGATGTGGAGATTGCGCGATCGCTCCGATTCCTAGGACGGACAGGCCACGGATCGTCTAAACATCGCCCCTACTCTTGTCTCAAAATTGACGTGAAGGCGGGAAGTCCACCTCGATTCATTGTCCATCCCTTGGTATCCGATCGGTTCCGGCATGAGTGGATTGATCTACCCGTAGAACCCTTTGAATTCTAGGGAGCAACCCTGATTAACACCAGGTTCGGTTGCCATTTTCGTCCATTCTGGCTTGCCGAATCACGTCTGAAATTTCTTCAGCATCCGTAACATGATGTAGAGCTTTGCGATCGCCGTTCTCATCCTCCACGACAAAGTAAGTCGGAACAACAATATGATCTCCGGTGATGTCAGGAACATTAACGGCAACCTGTTGAGCCTTCTCCTCAAGGGTTTTAGCGCTATCAACGCGATCGCCTGGATTTACGGTCAAATCTTCGGTTCTCAAGCTTTCCTGCTGTGCTTTCCACTCTTCCAAATTCACCTCTTCTGGGCGCAGCGGTTGACGGATCGGTTCGTGATGCTTAGATTCATGAGTCATTGTGAATCCTCCGTTTGGGTCTCGCCTAAACAGCCATTGCCAGCATGGATGGACTGTTTCTATCTCTATTTTTAAGAAAGATGCTGCAATTGTTGTCTATCAAATGGGATAAGTGCCTCGGTTCAAAATGTAGAGAATGGGTATGCGGGTTCTGAAAACATCCGTTTCTTGCCGACCTCTGGGACACGCCATATTCGTTATACTCCGTTTCATTCTTGGGAGTG
Protein-coding regions in this window:
- a CDS encoding transposase, with product MKPQYRIRNWSEYNAGLKARGSLTFWIEESVLGQWVVEELSGKPGASVLYSDLAIQTMATVK
- a CDS encoding metallophosphoesterase — its product is MPLLPATPLSCNNAVLGDSGSGSHRWHNPQRRIAEKAAEHLDSCQFVLHTGDVVYLTGSSEYYERNFIEPYHFLLKGGDRPEAIDYREMVFQTPFLPVPGNHDYYDLPFWVGILAQIALPIRFLLRSKIDIDIGWHGSYQGDTYARAFIDYLCQYPVNTKLIDHLKHHYTVQWGDSRCLRYEPGVFTRIPNRYYTFRYGNIDFFALDSNTFNAPLPMSKDGDRSQRSALREKRADIEHQKRSLLMEGMFLNPDDPDQAERLDDLRTKLEYLEEVEQDINRQLAVQDSSPVDQAQLDWLRDRLIESWQTPEVRGRILFFHHPPYVTEATKWYQAQTLAVRERLRQVLDGVARTVGDRPHDRPIIDLVLNGHAHCFEHLKTGDTQRGDAHINWLVCGGSGYSLRRQRNEGLTLTETRDGKDVEIARSLRFLGRTGHGSSKHRPYSCLKIDVKAGSPPRFIVHPLVSDRFRHEWIDLPVEPFEF